In Pongo abelii isolate AG06213 chromosome X, NHGRI_mPonAbe1-v2.0_pri, whole genome shotgun sequence, one DNA window encodes the following:
- the MAGEB2 gene encoding melanoma-associated antigen B2: MPRGQKSKLRAREKRRKARDETQGLSVPQVTEAEEEEAPCCSSSVSGGAASSPPAAGIPQKPQRAPTTAAAAAAGVSSTKSKKGAKGRQGEKNASSSQASTSTESSSEDPLTRKSGMLVQFLLYKYKIKESVTKGEMLKIVGKRFREHFPEILKKASERLNVAFGIELNKVNPNGHTYTFNKVDLTDEESMLSSWDFPRSRLLMPLLGVIFLNGNSATEEEIWEFLNMLGVYDGEEHSVFGEPRKLITQDLVQEKYLEYKQVPNSDPPCFQFLWGPRAYAETSKMKVLEFLAKVNGTTPCAFPTHYEEALKDEEKAGV; this comes from the coding sequence ATGCCTCGTGGTCAGAAGAGTAAGCTCCGTGCCCGTGAGAAACGCCGCAAGGCCCGAGATGAGACCCAGGGTCTCAGTGTTCCTCAGGTCACTGAAGCGGAGGAAGAAGAGGCCCCCTGCTGTTCCTCTTCTGTTTCTGGGGGTGCTGCTTCAAGCCCTCCTGCTGCTGGCATTCCCCAGAAGCCTCAGAGAGCCCCAaccactgctgctgctgcggcTGCAGGTGTTTCATCCACAAAATCTAAAAAAGGTGCCAAGGGCCGCCAAGGTGAGAAAAATGCAAGTTCCTCCCAGGCCTCAACATCTACTGAGAGCTCAAGCGAAGATCCTCTAACCAGGAAGTCAGGGATGTTGGTGCAGTTCCTGTTGtacaagtataaaataaaagagtCCGTTACAAAGGGAGAAATGCTGAAGATTGTTGGCAAAAGGTTCAGGGAGCACTTCCCTGAGATCCTCAAGAAAGCCTCTGAGCGCCTCAATGTTGCCTTTGGCATTGAGCTGAATAAAGTCAACCCCAACGGCCACACTTACACCTTCAACAAGGTAGACCTCACCGATGAAGAATCCATGCTCAGTTCCTGGGACTTTCCCAGGAGCAGGCTTCTGATGCCTCTCCTGGGTGTGATCTTCTTAAATGGCAACTCTGCCACTGAGGAAGAGATCTGGGAATTCCTGAATATGTTGGGAGTCTATGATGGAGAGGAGCACTCAGTCTTTGGGGAACCCCGGAAGCTCATCACCCAAGACCTGGTGCAGGAAAAATATCTGGAGTACAAGCAGGTGCCCAACAGTGATCCCCCATGCTTTCAATTCCTGTGGGGTCCGAGAGCCTATGCTGAAACCAGCAAGATGAAAGTCCTGGAGTTTTTGGCCAAGGTAAATGGTACCACCCCCTGTGCCTTCCCAACCCATTATGAAGAGGCTTTGAAAGATGAAGAGAAAGCCGGAGTCTGA
- the MAGEB3 gene encoding melanoma-associated antigen B3, producing MPRGQKSTLHAREKCQQTRGQTQDHQGAQITATNKKKVSFSSPLILGPTIQKKSAGRPGSALKKPQRALATTTSVDVSYKKSYKGANSKIEKKQSFSQGLSSTVRSRTDPLTMKTNMLVQFLMEMYKMKKPIMEADMLKIVQKSHENRFPEILKKAAFNMEVVFGVDLKKVDSTKDSYVLVSKMDLPNNGTVTRGRGFPKTGLLLNLLGVIFMKGNCATEEKIWEFLNKMRIYDGKKHFIFGEPRKLITQDLVKLKYLEYRQVPNSNPARYEFLWGPRAHAETSKMKVLEFWAKVNQTVPSAFQFWYEEALRDEEERVQATAMLNDGSSAMGRKRSKAKASSSSHA from the coding sequence ATGCCTCGGGGTCAGAAGAGTACGCTCCATGCACGTGAGAAATGCCAGCAGACCCGGGGTCAGACCCAGGATCACCAGGGTGCTCAGATCACTGCAACTAACAAGAAAAAAGTATCTTTTTCATCCCCTCTTATTTTGGGGCCTACTATCCAGAAAAAGTCTGCTGGTAGACCAGGTAGTGCTCTCAAGAAGCCTCAGAGAGCACTAGCCACCACTACATCTGTAGATGTTTCTTACAAAAAGTCATACAAGGGAGCCAACAGCAAAATTGAGAAAAAGCAAAGCTTCTCTCAGGGTCTATCCTCCACTGTGCGGTCTCGCACAGACCCTCTAACCATGAAGACAAATATGTTGGTGCAGTTCCTGATGGAAATGTACAAAATGAAAAAGCCCATTATGGAAGCAGATATGCTAAAAATTGTCCAAAAAAGCCATGAGAATCGCTTCCCTGAGATCCTTAAAAAAGCTGCTTTCAACATGGAGGTGGTATTTGGTGTTGATTTAAAGAAAGTTGATTCTACCAAGGACTCCTATGTCCTTGTCAGCAAAATGGATCTCCCCAACAATGGGACGGTGACTCGTGGGAGGGGATTTCCCAAGACAGGTCTCCTGCTGAATCTCCTGGGCGTGATCTTCATGAAGGGCAACTGTGCCACTGAGGAGAAGATCTGGGAGTTCCTGAATAAGATGAGAATATATGATGGGAAGAAACACTTCATATTTGGGGAGCCCAGAAAGCTCATCACCCAAGATTTGGTGAAGCTTAAATACCTGGAGTACCGACAAGTGCCCAACAGTAATCCTGCACGCTATGAATTCCTGTGGGGTCCAAGAGCCCATGCTGAAACCAGCAAGATGAAGGTACTGGAGTTTTGGGCCAAGGTCAATCAAACCGTCCCCAGTGCATTCCAGTTCTGGTATGAAGAGGCTTTGAGAGATGAGGAAGAAAGGGTCCAAGCTACAGCTATGCTCAATGATGGCAGTAGTGCCATGGGCAGAAAGCGTTCCAAGGCCAAGGCTAGCAGCTCTTCCCACGCCTAG
- the MAGEB4 gene encoding melanoma-associated antigen B4 yields MPRGQKSKLRAREKRQRTRGQTQDLKVGQPTAAEKEESPSSSSSVLGDTPSSSLAFGIPQEPQREPPTTPAAAAMSCTGSDEGDGSQDEENASSSQASTSTERSLKDPLTRKTKMLVQFLLYKYKMKEPTTKAEMLKIISKKYKKHFPEIFRKVSQRTELVFGLALKEVNPTTHSYILVSMLGPTNDGNQSSAWTLPRNGLLMPLLSVIFLNGNCAREEEIWEFLNMLGIYDGKRHLIFGEPRKLITQDLVQEKYLEYQQVPNSDPPRYQFLWGPRAYAETSKMKVLEFLAKVNDTTPNNFPLLYEAALRDEEERAGARPRVAARRGTTAMTSAYSRATSSSSSHPM; encoded by the coding sequence ATGCCTCGGGGTCAGAAGAGTAAGCTCCGTGCCCGTGAGAAACGCCAGCGGACCCGTGGTCAGACCCAGGATCTCAAGGTTGGTCAGCCTACTGCAGCAGAGAAAGAAgagtctccttcctcttcctcatctgtttTGGGGGATACTCCCTCCAGCTCCCTTGCTTTTGGCATTCCCCAGGAGCCTCAGAGAGAGCCACCCACCACCCCTGCTGCCGCAGCTATGTCATGCACTGGATCTGATGAAGGTGACGGGAGCCAAGATGAGGAAAATGCAAGTTCCTCCCAGGCCTCAACATCCACTGAGAGATCACTCAAAGATCCTCTAACCAGGAAGACGAAGATGTTAGTGCAGTTCCTGCTGTACAAGTATAAAATGAAAGAGCCCACTACAAAGGCAGAAATGCTGAAGATCATCAGCAAAAAGTACAAGAAGCACTTCCCTGAGATCTTCAGGAAAGTCTCTCAGCGCACAGAGCTGGTCTTTGGCCTTGCCTTGAAGGAGGTCAACCCCACCACTCACTCCTACATCCTCGTCAGCATGCTAGGCCCCACCAACGATGGAAACCAGAGCAGTGCCTGGACCCTTCCGAGGAATGGGCTTCTGATGCCTCTACTGAGTGTGATCTTCTTAAATGGCAACTGTGCCCGTGAAGAGGAAATCTGGGAATTCCTGAATATGTTGGGGATCTATGATGGAAAGAGGCACCTTATATTTGGGGAACCCCGAAAGCTCATCACCCAAGATCTGGTGCAGGAAAAATATCTGGAATACCAGCAGGTGCCCAACAGTGATCCCCCACGCTATCAATTCCTGTGGGGTCCAAGAGCTTATGCAGAAACCAGCAAGATGAAAGTCCTGGAGTTTTTGGCCAAGGTGAATGACACCACCCCCAATAACTTCCCACTCCTTTATGAAGCGGCTTTGAGAGATGAAGAAGAGAGAGCTGGAGCCCGGCCCAGAGTTGCAGCCAGGCGTGGCACTACAGCCATGACTAGCGCGTATTCCAGGGCCACATCCAGTAGCTCTTCCCACCCCATGTGA